CTTATCCTGATAACGTCCAAATTAGCGTAACGCGAATTAACTTAATTGTCGAAATCACTCTGTGTTTGCGCTAAGATAGAGCCGATTCCATCAGAAAGTCGAGGCGCTGTATGGCAAAAACTCCAGCTGATTTACGTAATATTGAGTCCTTGGTCGAGATCGTCGCAAGCCTGCGTGGCCCTGATGGATGTCCATGGGACAAAGACCAGACTCATGAATCGCTCACACAATACGCAGTGGAGGAAACCTTTGAATTGGTGGAAGCCATTGAAACCAAAGGTCTGGAGCGCGACCAGAAGATGAAAGACGAGCTGGGTGACGTGCTTTTTCAAGTGCTTTTACATTCACAGCTCGCCTCAGAACGTGGAGCATTTACTCTGAATGATGTGATTGAAAATGTGGCAGAAAAATTGGTGCGCCGCCACCCTCACGTGTTTGGCGACGTGAAGGTTTCAAATTCCGCTGACGTGGTAAAAAACTGGGAAGAAATCAAAAAGCAGGAAAAGGGATCAGGCCCCGCCTATTCCTTGAATGTCCCCGCACTTCCCGCCTTGCAGCGCGCTTACAAAATAGGCAAACGCACCGAAAAGTTTAAATTCGACTGGGAGAACGTTGAAGGCGTGATGATGAAGGTCGAAGAGGAATTCGACGAACTGCGCGAGGCTCTGGATAACGACGTGGAATCGGAAATCGAACACGAACTGGGAGACGTTTTGTTTTCCCTGGCTCAGTTGGGCCGTCATTTGAAAATGGAACCGGAACAAGTTTTGCGCAAAGGCAATGCCCGCTTCGAGGAACGCTTCAACAAGATGGTGGAATTAGCCACTGCCGAAGGTGTCGACTGGGGTTTACTGACGACCGAGCAAAAAGAAAGCTATTGGTTGAAAGCGAAAGCACTGCTGAAGAAATAAAAAGCAGGACACTCGTTGCCACAAACTTCCGTCATTGAAAAGCACCCCACAGAAATTTAATGATTCTGTTAGACAAAATAGTTGAAACGAAATTTCTGTCGAACTGTTTTTCTTTTTCAAATAGTGACACCGCCGGGATTCACAAGGCCAGTGCGGGGTTCATAGCCATTTCCACGCAAATTCTTGCGCACACTTCGCACATCTGCGCAGAAGCTTGCCGAAAAATAGCTCAAATATTTCGTCTAAAAGTTCTCCAATTTCTGAGAAGTTCTTAAAAAAACACAGACTTAGCGCCAATTTCTTACAGGTATTTCCAGCAAAACGTCCATAATGTTGACGACTGAAAATTATTTTTTCTGTGCTTCAACACTCCACCTCGTATGATTTCAATGGGTTAGTGCGCCTCATTCTGAAACCGATTTTGAATAAAAAAACAAAATCGCTAGGTTGGGGCCAATTTCAGTTTTCGCTGTAATTAAACGAAACTGAATCCATCACGAACATGGTGGGGCTCAGGAGGGCAAACCGTATGATCAATCAAATCGCTCGCAAATCAGTAGTAGTTGCTTCAGCAATTTCAATGCTTGCTGGTTGCGGTAAAAGCGGAGGTTCTTACTCGACCCTCGCTGACGCTGATTCTTATAAGCAGGAAGCTGCCTACGTTCCGAAAAAGATCGACATCCTTTGGATCATTGATAATTCCGGCTCCATGCAATCCTCACAAAAAAACCTGGCTGACAACTTCAAGTCGTTCATTCAACGCTTCCAAAGCAACAACAATGACTTCCGTATGGCAGTTGGAACAACAGACGCGTATAAAAGCTCAACCTTGGCGCGCCTTAGAAACAATGCCGGTTACTATGTGATGGATAAAAATACTCCGAACCTTGAAACTGTTTTCGTAAATACTATTAAACAAGGTATCAATGGTTCTGGTGACGAGCGCGCATTCCAAAGTATGAAGGACGTATTGGCTTTGCCAGCGAACTCTACATTCCGTCGCCCTGATGCATTCTTGGCAGTCATCATTGTATCTGACGAAGAGGACTTCTCTCACTCAGGTTCAATCTCAACTATCAATGAAAGCTATACGAATCCAAATCTGTATACCGTACAAAGCTTTATCGATTGGATGGACGCATACACTGGTGGCATCGCCAGCGGCAGAAACTACTCGATTTCAAATATTGCAATTCAAGATGAGACTTGCCGCAAATCTCTAGGTTCTGACAAGTTCCCAAAACGCTACCACGAGATCACACAGAAAACTGCCGGTATTAACGGTGACCTGTGTGCGGACTTCGGTCAAACACTGGAAATCATCTCTGACTCTATCGCCCAACTTTCATCTTCGTTTAAGCTGACTCGTGAGCCAATCCCTGAATCCATCGTGGTTACAGTGAATGGCAGCATCGTGGCTCGTGATTCTGTAAACGGCTGGACTTATGATGCAACAACTATGACTATCACTTTCCACGGTTCCGCAATTCCGGCAGCTAGTGCAGATGTGAAAATCAACTTCGATCCAAAATCGATCAAGATCTAAGAAAAGGATTGTATAATGGGTGGGGAACAATCTACAGCAGCGAATCTTGAGCAATGGTATATCCTTCGTGGGGACATGAAATACGGTCCCTACGAATATCGCTCGATGATCTCGATGATCCAAAATGCAGAGCTTCAGGATTATAACTATGCCTGGGCTCCGCACCTTGAAAACTGGACACTCGTTGGCGAGCTTCCAGAGTTTTCGAAAGACCGTCTGGCTCGTTTGATCCAAACCAAGGATCATTTGTCAGGGGCTTTCATTGAAAGAAAATTTCCGCGTAAAGATTTGAAAACTCCAATTTACGCTCACAACGATCAATCGTTCTTTGATGGGAACACATTGAGCGTCAGTGAGAACGGAGCACTGGTCCTTTTGAATGACCCGCTCCTGTACCTTGGTCAAAAAATCATGATGCATTTCAGGGTTTCTGAAAACAATCCTGTAGCATTTAATGTTCTTTGCGAAATTGTCCGAAAGAACTATTCGAAACAACGTTTAAACGTAAAATCCGGTCTGCACTATGCTGTTCGTTTCCTCCAGGTGCCAGAGACTGGTTCGACACAATTAACTAAATGGTCTCGCGGTGGCGGTTCCAAGGAGGAAACAAATGGCATTCTTAAAGTTCATGAATGAGTCTGGCGTCGTAGGCTGGCTGATTCTTCTAACCGGTATCGGTGCTCTGGTATTGATCGCTGAGCGCGCGAAAATGCTCTACAAAGAGTACGGTATGAATGTCGATGAGTTTATGGGCAAGGTCCAAACTCTGGTATTGGCTAAAAAACATGACGAAGCACTTCTGCTTTGCGCACAACTTGAGAAAAAACCTCTGGCTGCTGCTTTCAAAACGATCCTTGAAAAAGCTGATCGTGATGACGACACTATTTTCCAGGCTCACGACATCGCTTTGTCTGAAAACGTTCCTTTGTATACAAAACGCCTGCACTACCTTTCCATGCTTGCCAACGTTGCAACATTGATGGGTCTTTTGGGTACAATCCACGGTCTGATCCTGTCGTTCCAAGCGGTTGCGGCAGCTGACCCGGCGTTGAAACAACAACTTCTTGCTCAAGGTATCTCCGTATCCATGTATACGACGGCTTTGGGTCTGGCAGTTGCGATTCCAGCGATGGTATTCTTCTCTATCCTGACTTCCCGTCAAAACGAATTGATGGAAGATATGATGGAAAAATGCGGTAAGTTGACAGAGTTGTTGACGAGCGCACACATTCCAAATCTTTCCCGTCAAAACGTTTTCCCAGACCAGGTTGCTGCTCCAGCAGTGACTCCACCGTCTGCTCCCGGCAAGGCTTCTTAATTGAAGCCTTCGGGCGTTCCTAAGGTGTGAATTAATTTTTATTGGGTGGGTATATGAGACGCGCAAGAAAAATCAAAATCAATCATAATACAGAGTTCGATCTGGACTTGGCGCCACTGCTTGCCGTGATGGTAAAACTGGTACCGGTTCTGTTGCTCTCATCTGCATTCGTGCAGATGATGGTGATCGAAACTGAATTGCCGCAAGTCGTTTCCGAGGCGATTCAACGTAATGATGAAAAAGACAAACCAACAATCGTCGAATTGGAAGTTGACTCCAAAGTCGGTTTCACAATCATTGTGAATAAGGCTGGCAAAGAAAGCACTGTTTCAGTTCCGTTGAAAGACGGCAACCTGGACCTGCCTGCTTTGCACCAAAAACTGGTTGAAGTTAAACAAGCCAATCCTGAAGTTTTCAAAATCGAATTGAGTCCGGACTCCAAGGTTGCTTACAACGTCATCGTCAAGGTGATGGATGAAGCCCGTCAGTCCAGAGATTCAAAGATCACATTCCCCGTGTTTGATACCAAACAGGGCAAAAATGTGGACACCAAATACATGTTCCCAGAGGTTGTCTTTGCGAACATGATGGAGGGCTAGATCATGGCACGCCGTCGTGGATTTGAGCTTAAAAAACAAAGTTCAACGTTTA
This is a stretch of genomic DNA from Bdellovibrio sp. GT3. It encodes these proteins:
- the mazG gene encoding nucleoside triphosphate pyrophosphohydrolase, whose product is MAKTPADLRNIESLVEIVASLRGPDGCPWDKDQTHESLTQYAVEETFELVEAIETKGLERDQKMKDELGDVLFQVLLHSQLASERGAFTLNDVIENVAEKLVRRHPHVFGDVKVSNSADVVKNWEEIKKQEKGSGPAYSLNVPALPALQRAYKIGKRTEKFKFDWENVEGVMMKVEEEFDELREALDNDVESEIEHELGDVLFSLAQLGRHLKMEPEQVLRKGNARFEERFNKMVELATAEGVDWGLLTTEQKESYWLKAKALLKK
- a CDS encoding PilZ domain-containing protein, with protein sequence MGGEQSTAANLEQWYILRGDMKYGPYEYRSMISMIQNAELQDYNYAWAPHLENWTLVGELPEFSKDRLARLIQTKDHLSGAFIERKFPRKDLKTPIYAHNDQSFFDGNTLSVSENGALVLLNDPLLYLGQKIMMHFRVSENNPVAFNVLCEIVRKNYSKQRLNVKSGLHYAVRFLQVPETGSTQLTKWSRGGGSKEETNGILKVHE
- a CDS encoding MotA/TolQ/ExbB proton channel family protein translates to MAFLKFMNESGVVGWLILLTGIGALVLIAERAKMLYKEYGMNVDEFMGKVQTLVLAKKHDEALLLCAQLEKKPLAAAFKTILEKADRDDDTIFQAHDIALSENVPLYTKRLHYLSMLANVATLMGLLGTIHGLILSFQAVAAADPALKQQLLAQGISVSMYTTALGLAVAIPAMVFFSILTSRQNELMEDMMEKCGKLTELLTSAHIPNLSRQNVFPDQVAAPAVTPPSAPGKAS
- a CDS encoding ExbD/TolR family protein translates to MRRARKIKINHNTEFDLDLAPLLAVMVKLVPVLLLSSAFVQMMVIETELPQVVSEAIQRNDEKDKPTIVELEVDSKVGFTIIVNKAGKESTVSVPLKDGNLDLPALHQKLVEVKQANPEVFKIELSPDSKVAYNVIVKVMDEARQSRDSKITFPVFDTKQGKNVDTKYMFPEVVFANMMEG